The window caccctcgtccttaactggatcaagagcacgagggacgccatcgagttgaacgtgtgctgaacatggaggtgtcgtacgttcggtacttggatcggttggatcacgaagacgttcgactacatcaaccgcgttaactgaacgctcccgctttcggtctacgagggtacgtggacacactctcccctctcgttgctatgcatctcctagatagatcttgcgtgatcgtaggaaattttttgaaattactgcgttccccatcaGCACCTCCTCCGGCAGGGAGGCCTGAACACGCGTGATCTCGCCGTGGAAGCGGTCGATGTCGGGTTGCGGAGGGACGGGGACGCCTCTGGCACTGAGCCTCCAACGCCCCGGCACGCGCATGTCAGGCGGCGCCGGGTAATTCGCCTTGTGGAGGAGGTACGCCTCCCACTCGTGCAGGGtgtggcggccgaagccgttggccgccgcaccGTCGTCGGGGAAACGCTCTCCCATCGGCGGATGTAGATGCGATGGCTGAAGACGGGGAGAAAGGCGAGATGGGCGTCGGCGACAAGAGAGAGGACTGCGGGCAAAGGAGAGTCCATCCACCGGCGAGGAAGGGGTGGCTTTTTATAGCCGCCCGAGGGCAGCAGACATGTGTACGCATGGCGGGAGGGAAACGGCGCGTTGGCGCGtcatcactgcgccgcccgtgaggaatcaatgtaaGGTTGACCGGTGGCAGCCTTCGTATTGATTCTCCGTGggaaaacgaggcgatgaggaagacGAGACGCGGCaggtcgctgactcggcgggcccgccaGGCTTTCGCGCCAAAGCCGCCAGGATACGGCTTGTGTCCGCCGACGTCAATTTCGGGCCTAAGCGACGAAAAGTGGGCTTCTAGGGATGTGACTGGCCGATTTTTGGACGCCTGCGATAAAAATGGGCCTTGGGCGGCCTGGTGgggcgagtggagatgctctaagctgtAGAGTTGTACCAAGAAGTTAAACGCAAATCACACGTCCTTGTGATTTTGTCACATTCTCACATTTCTTTTTTGATCTCATGACTTTTTATGCGATCGGAAAAAAGTCAAATCGAGTTGCTTTTATCAGCCCGGTCAACTTGGGTCTTCAACGTCCGACTCCGTTACGGACACGCATGCCCTCCTCTGGCCTCTGCACACATAGACGGCCCCGTCTCTGCTCAACCAAACCAAAATATAGCACTCCAGCTGGCTCGCCTATGCAACAATCCAGCCGATTTTACTCCTCTCGGCAAGCGTATATGTAAGCCAACAGATTAAGCTAAGCGGGAAAGCAGGCACGCGCGCACACTCGTCTCGTCCTCCACACCCACCTCGCCTTCGCCTCCGCCGCACGCAACAGCCCACCCACAGCAGAGCACCCATGGAGATGGAGAGGCGGGCCAGCAGCAGCAAGCGCGCGTCCGGCGCACCGCCCAAGGTGGTGGCCGTCCTCGCCGGCCTGCTCGAGCGCGCCGCCAAGCGCGGCGACGCTGTGGAGTGCGGCTCCGGCTCGGCGGCGTTCCGGGGGCCGACGGAGAAGAAGCCGGAGATCGGCGTGCGGCGGTACGCGGAGCGCATATACCGGTACGCCGGGTGCAGCCCGGCGTGCTTCGTGGTCGCCTACGCCTACCTcgaccgcctcgccgcgccgccgcaggATGATGCCGGCGAGGATGAGGCGGCCGCGGTGGCGGTGAACTCGTACAGCGTGCACCGCCTGCTCATCACCAGCGTCATGGTCGCCGCCAAGTTCATGGACGACATGTGAGTAGCGCCCGCCTGCTCCCGTCTCCTCCCAATCCGACCTCCATTGCTTCGCCTCCCGGTTTATGCGCTGCCAGTGTAAATTGTTGTCGAACGAACGATGGAGCCAGCGCGTAGTCCGAGAGATTAACAATTCGCACGGCACAGTTGACCGTCTGCCAATTAACCACGCATCCGCGTTATTGCTGGCGCTTGGATCGATTCATATGCAGGTGCATTTTCGTGGCATGTGCAAGTGCAACCGATCGTAGCGTTCATGCCGGCCGACCGGACCGACCGCGCACCTGCGCATGTCATTTCTCAGCTTAGTAAATACTTTGATCGAACGAGTCCACTTTCACCTGTGTGACAGGACACATGAAAATACAGTAATGAAGAAGCTTCTTGTTTAGAAGCTGTTGACAGGAGGACACATGAGAGCCATCTCTCACCTGAGTGACCTGTGTGCTGCTGCGGGCTGTCGGCGCGTagagctggctggagctgagggtGGTGTGTCGGCAGGGGCGCCCGGGTCAAAACGTGCGCCCGCCATGCGTCGGTGTCGCCGCCGAGCAGGGCCTCGTTGTGCGGGGTGACACGTGGGGCGGTCCCGGGGTCTGACGTGGCTGTCTGCCTGCCTGCCTGTCCGTGTGGTCCGACTCATCTGGCACAACCACCGTTT is drawn from Triticum dicoccoides isolate Atlit2015 ecotype Zavitan chromosome 6B, WEW_v2.0, whole genome shotgun sequence and contains these coding sequences:
- the LOC119320444 gene encoding cyclin-P4-1-like, which translates into the protein MEMERRASSSKRASGAPPKVVAVLAGLLERAAKRGDAVECGSGSAAFRGPTEKKPEIGVRRYAERIYRYAGCSPACFVVAYAYLDRLAAPPQDDAGEDEAAAVAVNSYSVHRLLITSVMVAAKFMDDIHYNNAYFARVGGVEVREMNGLELEFLFALRFRLNVTPDDFASYCAALEGEMLTTTTPPPLSPPAVMVSVSVSPEEDEDVAAVAGGGIITAFATAARVSVAEITQ